The Myxococcaceae bacterium JPH2 genome has a window encoding:
- a CDS encoding succinate dehydrogenase: MSTQAATADSVPARTPLLKSRLGSFLAVMPLSFWVINHLWNNLSAFSGAEAWQASVTSYANPFAQAFTFLIVMLPLLLHTGWGLVRIFSFKPNNNRYNNYGNLKYLVQRIAGLGVLAFLGAHIWLAFLHPRLMEGGAEQFADIASEMHHHMPTLIVYLLGTLGTSYHLANGIQTFCMGWGILASERSMRRFEPVSILIFLVLLAMSWGVIYALYTAGAQFPPTVD; the protein is encoded by the coding sequence ATGAGCACCCAAGCCGCCACAGCCGACTCCGTCCCCGCCCGGACGCCCCTCCTCAAGTCCCGCCTGGGCTCGTTCCTCGCGGTGATGCCCCTGAGCTTCTGGGTCATCAACCACCTGTGGAACAACCTGTCCGCCTTCAGCGGCGCCGAGGCGTGGCAGGCCTCCGTGACGAGCTACGCGAACCCGTTCGCGCAGGCCTTCACGTTCCTCATCGTCATGCTGCCCCTGCTCCTGCACACCGGCTGGGGCCTGGTTCGCATCTTCAGCTTCAAGCCCAACAACAACCGGTACAACAACTACGGCAACCTCAAGTACCTGGTGCAGCGCATCGCGGGCCTGGGCGTGCTCGCGTTCCTGGGCGCCCACATCTGGCTGGCCTTCCTCCACCCGCGGCTGATGGAGGGTGGCGCCGAGCAGTTCGCCGACATCGCCAGCGAGATGCACCACCACATGCCCACGCTCATCGTCTACCTCCTGGGCACGCTGGGCACCTCGTACCACCTGGCCAACGGCATCCAGACGTTTTGCATGGGCTGGGGCATCCTCGCCAGCGAGCGCTCCATGCGCCGCTTCGAGCCCGTCTCCATCCTCATCTTCCTGGTGCTCCTGGCGATGAGCTGGGGCGTCATCTACGCGCTCTACACCGCGGGCGCGCAGTTCCCCCCGACGGTCGACTGA
- a CDS encoding Glu/Leu/Phe/Val dehydrogenase, producing MSYFTHLLEGGYEAVHLLTDSKTGLRAIVGMHNTKLGPGLGGTRALATYASEDDAVIDALRLARGMTYKAALAGLPHGGGKAVIMLPKGPFDRVKLFESFGRAVESLGGRYITTEDSGTSPDDMEYVRRQTKYVVGLKEQSGDPSPVTAFGVTRAMEATAKHVFGRPDLKGLRVTVLGVGHVGMPLVKELHERGAKVWVSDVNAASVEHAVKQYGATAVTPDELLRMEADVYAPCALGGAINDTTLPLLKVKAVCGAANNQLLTPRHGEQLAQRGITYVPDYAANAGGLINVAQEWAGYDRAKAYARAERIFDTIDEVLTRAKSSGLRPEQVADRIVEEKLAA from the coding sequence ATGAGTTACTTCACGCACCTGCTCGAGGGCGGCTATGAGGCCGTCCATCTCCTGACGGATTCCAAGACGGGCCTGCGCGCCATCGTGGGCATGCACAACACGAAGCTGGGCCCGGGCCTGGGCGGCACGCGCGCCCTGGCCACGTACGCCAGCGAGGATGACGCGGTCATCGACGCGCTCCGCCTGGCGCGCGGCATGACCTACAAGGCCGCGCTGGCGGGCCTGCCGCACGGTGGCGGCAAGGCCGTCATCATGCTGCCCAAGGGCCCGTTCGACCGGGTGAAGCTGTTCGAGTCGTTTGGCCGCGCGGTGGAGTCGCTCGGCGGGCGCTACATCACCACGGAGGACAGCGGCACCAGCCCGGACGACATGGAGTACGTGCGCCGGCAGACGAAGTACGTGGTGGGCCTGAAGGAGCAGAGCGGGGACCCGTCGCCGGTGACGGCGTTCGGCGTGACGCGCGCCATGGAGGCCACGGCCAAGCACGTCTTCGGGCGCCCGGACCTCAAGGGCCTGCGCGTGACGGTGCTGGGCGTGGGCCACGTGGGCATGCCGCTGGTGAAGGAGCTGCACGAGCGCGGCGCGAAGGTGTGGGTCAGCGACGTCAACGCGGCGAGCGTCGAGCACGCCGTGAAGCAGTACGGCGCGACTGCCGTCACCCCGGACGAGCTGCTGCGGATGGAGGCGGATGTCTACGCGCCGTGCGCGCTGGGCGGCGCCATCAACGACACCACCCTGCCGCTGCTGAAGGTGAAGGCGGTGTGTGGCGCGGCGAACAACCAGCTCTTGACGCCTCGCCATGGAGAGCAGCTGGCGCAGCGCGGCATCACGTATGTGCCGGACTACGCGGCCAACGCGGGCGGCCTCATCAACGTGGCGCAGGAGTGGGCCGGGTACGACCGCGCCAAGGCCTACGCCCGCGCCGAGCGCATCTTCGACACGATTGACGAGGTGCTGACGCGCGCGAAGTCGTCCGGTCTGCGGCCCGAGCAGGTGGCGGATCGCATCGTGGAAGAGAAGCTGGCGGCCTGA
- the selB gene encoding selenocysteine-specific translation elongation factor — MIIGTAGHIDHGKTSLVKALTGIDTDRLKEEKRRGITLELGFAHLTLDDGTVAGVVDVPGHERFVKAMAAGAGGVDLAVLVVASDEGVMPQTREHLDICRLLGVRAGVIALTKSDLLPELGPEWRALVEADLAALTAGTFLEGAPVVPVSSKTGEGLDALRASLTRSVAGLPRRPAEGPAFLPVDRAFTIKGFGSVVTGTLLSGTLSVEDAVSLLPGMPGPLRVRGLQTHGRAVQAVEAGQRAAVNLAGVEADALHRGMVLVRAGELPETRMLDVELSLLPAAESALPRRRKLLLHLGTAQVEATVALLDLEALEPGETALAQLRLDAPVGALVGQRFILRGARALPGRGATVAGGRVLAISPPRRRKGGAELVKPLLDADPSGLVAWLLRQAGYRGLTQTELFGRSGLGPRVLARALELLGSRAAVLLVDRERRLYVSGEVFEGLRQRALALLAAFHEREPLREGLSREELRQRLSLELDARIFQRVVQALVDAGTVVGEKDVVRLQGRGRTLTLGDEAARVRLASELTGSGLAPPTFNELALKLQLPSQRLRELLHVMVAEGGVVQVSDELCFSAASIAELRERLVAHLRENREISTQAFKELVGQSRKFVIPLSEYFDREKVTLRVGEKRVLRRG; from the coding sequence ATGATCATCGGGACGGCGGGGCACATCGACCACGGCAAGACGTCGCTGGTGAAGGCCCTCACGGGCATCGACACCGACCGCCTCAAGGAAGAGAAGCGCCGCGGCATCACCCTGGAGCTGGGCTTCGCTCACCTCACGCTGGACGACGGCACGGTCGCCGGTGTGGTGGACGTCCCCGGCCACGAGCGCTTCGTCAAGGCGATGGCCGCGGGCGCGGGCGGCGTGGACCTCGCGGTGCTGGTGGTGGCGTCGGACGAGGGCGTGATGCCCCAGACGCGCGAGCACCTGGACATCTGCCGGCTCCTCGGCGTGCGCGCGGGCGTCATCGCGCTCACCAAGTCCGACCTGTTGCCGGAGCTGGGGCCGGAGTGGCGCGCGCTCGTGGAGGCGGACCTCGCGGCGCTCACCGCGGGCACGTTTCTGGAGGGGGCGCCGGTGGTGCCGGTGTCCTCGAAGACGGGCGAGGGCTTGGACGCGCTGCGGGCATCGCTCACGCGCTCTGTGGCGGGGCTGCCTCGGCGTCCCGCGGAGGGGCCCGCGTTTCTTCCGGTGGACCGAGCCTTCACCATCAAGGGCTTCGGCTCCGTGGTGACGGGCACGCTGCTGTCCGGGACGTTGTCGGTGGAAGACGCCGTGTCGCTATTGCCGGGGATGCCGGGGCCGCTGCGCGTGCGTGGCCTGCAGACCCATGGTCGCGCGGTGCAGGCGGTGGAAGCAGGGCAGCGCGCGGCGGTGAACCTCGCGGGCGTGGAGGCTGACGCGCTTCATCGCGGCATGGTGTTGGTGCGCGCGGGTGAGCTTCCCGAGACGCGCATGTTGGATGTGGAGTTGTCGCTGCTGCCCGCGGCGGAGTCGGCGCTGCCTCGGCGACGCAAGCTGCTGTTGCATCTGGGCACCGCGCAGGTGGAGGCCACCGTGGCGCTGCTGGACCTGGAGGCGCTGGAGCCCGGAGAGACGGCGCTGGCGCAGCTGCGTCTGGATGCGCCCGTGGGTGCGTTGGTGGGCCAGCGCTTCATCCTGCGGGGCGCGCGAGCGCTGCCGGGCCGAGGCGCGACGGTGGCGGGAGGGCGCGTGCTCGCCATCTCACCGCCGCGTCGTCGCAAGGGTGGCGCCGAACTGGTGAAGCCGCTGCTGGACGCGGACCCATCGGGGCTGGTGGCGTGGCTGTTGCGGCAGGCGGGCTATCGAGGGCTCACGCAGACGGAACTCTTCGGCCGCTCGGGGCTGGGGCCGCGTGTCCTGGCTCGCGCGCTGGAGTTGCTCGGGAGCCGCGCCGCGGTGCTGCTGGTGGACCGGGAGCGACGACTCTATGTCTCCGGCGAGGTGTTCGAGGGACTGCGGCAGCGGGCGCTGGCACTGCTGGCCGCATTCCATGAGCGCGAGCCATTGCGCGAGGGGTTGTCGCGAGAGGAGCTGAGGCAGAGGCTGTCCCTGGAGCTGGACGCGCGCATCTTCCAGCGTGTGGTGCAGGCGCTGGTGGATGCGGGCACGGTGGTGGGGGAGAAGGACGTGGTGCGCCTGCAAGGCCGTGGGCGCACGCTGACGTTGGGAGATGAGGCGGCACGGGTGCGGCTCGCCTCGGAGCTGACGGGCTCGGGGCTGGCGCCGCCGACCTTCAATGAGCTGGCGCTGAAGCTCCAGCTCCCCTCGCAGCGTCTGCGCGAGCTCTTGCACGTGATGGTGGCGGAAGGAGGCGTGGTGCAGGTGAGCGACGAGCTGTGCTTCAGCGCGGCGTCCATCGCGGAGCTCCGCGAGCGGCTGGTGGCGCACCTGAGAGAGAATCGGGAGATCTCCACCCAGGCCTTCAAGGAGCTGGTGGGCCAGAGCCGCAAGTTCGTCATCCCCCTGTCCGAATATTTCGATCGGGAGAAGGTGACGCTCCGGGTCGGCGAGAAGCGAGTCCTGCGTCGCGGATGA
- a CDS encoding Hsp33 family molecular chaperone HslO, whose amino-acid sequence MPDELVSGLLKKADLRVVLATTGDLSRQARATHQSAQASAALLSQGLTAVALMASLQKDAQARINLQLECDGPVRGLFADGDGQGVLRGYVKNTYVEYVGTEGQYHWRPVLGNKGFLSVLKDQGGGEYYRSSVELERFDLVEDLERYFHQSDQVASRLLMAQVPSQVDGAVDPLGTVVGLLVQPLPSGDLAAFQEHGERLRQEFLPVVQAHAGESASVLLHALFPEMNLEVMSRYPLRFTCSCSAERVKRALLAMGREELQDLLDKEGQAEATCQFCTTRYVISGDEIRSMLASGAV is encoded by the coding sequence ATGCCCGATGAGCTTGTCAGTGGACTGTTGAAGAAGGCGGACCTGCGCGTGGTGCTGGCCACCACGGGAGACCTGTCGCGGCAGGCCCGTGCCACCCACCAGAGCGCCCAGGCCTCCGCCGCGCTCCTGTCCCAGGGCCTCACCGCCGTCGCGTTGATGGCGTCGCTCCAGAAGGACGCGCAGGCGCGCATCAACCTCCAGTTGGAGTGCGACGGTCCGGTGCGCGGCCTCTTCGCGGACGGAGACGGCCAGGGAGTGCTGCGCGGTTACGTGAAGAACACCTACGTCGAATACGTGGGCACCGAGGGCCAGTATCACTGGCGTCCCGTGCTCGGGAACAAGGGGTTCCTGTCCGTCCTCAAGGACCAGGGCGGCGGCGAGTACTACCGCTCCTCCGTCGAGCTGGAGCGCTTCGACCTGGTCGAGGACCTGGAGCGCTACTTCCACCAGTCCGATCAGGTGGCCTCGCGTCTGCTCATGGCCCAGGTGCCATCGCAGGTGGACGGCGCGGTGGATCCGCTCGGCACCGTGGTGGGCCTGCTCGTCCAGCCGCTGCCGAGCGGGGACCTGGCGGCCTTCCAGGAGCACGGCGAGCGCCTGCGCCAGGAGTTCCTCCCCGTGGTCCAGGCCCATGCGGGCGAGAGCGCGTCTGTTCTCTTGCACGCGCTGTTTCCAGAAATGAACCTGGAGGTGATGTCTCGCTATCCCTTGCGCTTCACCTGCTCGTGCAGTGCTGAACGTGTGAAGCGTGCGCTGCTCGCCATGGGCCGTGAGGAATTGCAGGACTTGTTGGACAAGGAGGGGCAGGCGGAAGCGACCTGCCAATTCTGCACGACGCGATATGTCATTTCAGGAGATGAAATTCGCAGCATGCTGGCGAGCGGCGCGGTTTGA
- a CDS encoding phosphoribosyltransferase domain-containing protein: MATKRAAPGSKAQGKRKPSPKSASKSRRPAASRKQAQKLVSIPGDLVLAPQAEAPRLPTGRDHSRKKSTGVQELSWAEFDRSVQKLARAIRQTYEPQAVVGVVHGGVFVGGALSSALGCEFFPVRISRRSRDKGNAGPDKAASKARVSGEMPRELKGRRVLIVDDVASSGDTLELGTALALKVGAKAVKTACLVARPEGFAPEFCAVSTDALIVFPWDYEPVTGDGRFEEDPDKAGA, translated from the coding sequence GTGGCTACCAAGCGGGCAGCGCCTGGGTCGAAGGCCCAGGGCAAGCGCAAGCCCTCCCCGAAATCCGCATCGAAGTCTCGTCGCCCCGCTGCCTCGCGCAAGCAGGCGCAGAAGCTGGTCTCCATCCCAGGAGACCTCGTCCTGGCGCCGCAAGCCGAGGCACCGCGACTGCCCACCGGGCGCGACCACTCCCGCAAGAAGTCCACGGGGGTGCAGGAGCTGTCCTGGGCCGAGTTTGATCGCTCCGTGCAGAAGCTTGCCCGCGCCATCCGCCAGACCTACGAGCCGCAGGCCGTGGTGGGCGTGGTGCATGGCGGTGTCTTCGTGGGCGGCGCGCTGTCGTCCGCGTTGGGCTGTGAGTTCTTCCCCGTGCGCATCAGTCGGCGCAGCCGCGACAAGGGCAACGCGGGGCCGGACAAGGCGGCCAGCAAGGCGCGCGTGAGTGGCGAGATGCCGCGCGAGCTGAAGGGCCGCCGCGTGCTCATCGTCGACGACGTGGCGTCCAGCGGTGACACGCTGGAGCTGGGCACCGCGCTCGCGCTCAAGGTGGGCGCGAAGGCGGTGAAGACCGCGTGCCTCGTGGCGCGTCCCGAGGGCTTCGCTCCCGAGTTCTGCGCGGTCTCCACCGATGCGCTGATTGTCTTCCCCTGGGACTACGAACCCGTGACGGGTGACGGACGTTTCGAGGAGGATCCGGACAAGGCCGGCGCCTGA
- a CDS encoding single-stranded DNA-binding protein — translation MAGGVNKVILIGNLGADPEVRFTPGGQAVANFRIATSESWNDKNGQKQERTEWHRIVVWGKLAELCGEYLKKGRQCYVEGRLQTREWTDKENRKNYTTEVVATSVTFLGGRDAGDGMGGGGGGRRSGPPQRGGGMDDGFGQAPPMDDGGMGGGPPGGGGGDDDIPF, via the coding sequence ATGGCTGGAGGCGTGAACAAGGTCATTCTCATCGGCAACCTGGGGGCAGACCCCGAGGTCCGTTTCACTCCCGGGGGGCAGGCGGTGGCGAACTTCCGCATCGCCACCAGCGAGAGCTGGAACGACAAGAATGGCCAGAAGCAGGAGCGCACCGAGTGGCACCGCATCGTCGTCTGGGGAAAGCTCGCGGAGCTGTGCGGCGAGTACCTGAAGAAGGGACGGCAGTGCTACGTCGAGGGCCGTCTGCAGACGCGTGAGTGGACGGACAAGGAGAACCGGAAGAACTACACCACGGAGGTGGTCGCCACGTCGGTGACGTTCCTCGGTGGCCGCGACGCCGGCGATGGCATGGGCGGCGGCGGTGGTGGACGTCGCTCCGGCCCTCCGCAGCGCGGCGGTGGCATGGACGACGGCTTCGGTCAGGCGCCCCCCATGGACGATGGCGGGATGGGCGGTGGCCCCCCGGGCGGTGGCGGCGGGGACGACGACATCCCGTTCTAG